The Magnetococcus marinus MC-1 genome contains the following window.
GGGTTTTATCCCATGCAATCGATGGACACCCCATTGCGTTCAGGACCGCAGAGCAACGCCGATCTGCCCGAGTTATCCCTTAAAGATGCCGCTTGGTTAGCCGGTATTACCCCCGATGCCATGCTGCGTTTTTTAGCCGCTGCGGGTCTGGAACTGGACACCGATCAAGATGCCTCGGAGCTACAGCTCACAGTGCCCCAACTGATGCGCGCTGTGTTTTTGCTCTTAGGCCAAAAAGATAACCGTATCGCCATGTTGCGCATGCAACTGGCCGCCGCGCTCAACCGGGAAAAAGAGCTGGCCGCCGCCCTACAGGCTGACCTCGCCGACGATACCCCGATTTTAGAGAGCAGCGAACCCATGGTGCTCATGCAACCCCTGGGTGACGATGACGACGATGATGAGGATGACGACGATTTCATCCCCAAGAAAAAGAAGAAAAAAAAGAAGAAAAAAAAGGCCGTTGGTTACCCTTGGTAAAGGCAAGCCCACCCCCTGCAACAAAGCCCCGGCGCTGCCCAACGCCGGGGCTTTGTTGGTCTTACCGCATAACACCCAAACCCAAGCATAAGGTTGCCTTAACCCAACCACGCTGCGAGCCGCTCCATGGCGATTTTTAGCTGCGCCAACTCCGCTGCATAACAGAACCGCACATGTTCATGGCTGCGGTAACGGCCAAAATCCAACCCTGGGGTAAAGGCGCAACCCGCCTGCTCAAGGGCCGCCATACAGAGCGCCTCGCCATTGGCCAGACCGGTTTTGCTTAAAACCTGTGTGGCATCCGCATAGATATAAAAGGCCCCCTTGGGCTCAACCCCAATGCCAAAACCCAACTTGGGCAACGCCGTTAACAGGTAGCGCCGGTTAAGATCGTAGCGGGCTACCTGTTCATCCATAGCCCCAGCGCAATCAAACGCTTGTAGCGCCGCATACTGAGCAATGGTGGGGGCCGAAATAAAGAGATTTTGTGATAACATCTCAATGCCCCGTACCGCCGAAGGGGGTACAATCATCCACCCCAAACGCCAGCCTGTCATCCCAAAATATTTTGAAAAGCCATTAATAACAATAGCATTTTCAGAAAACTCCAGGGCCGTACGCGCCTTACACCCATAGGTAATGCCGTGGTAGAGTTCATCGGAGATCACATACCCCCCCTGCCCCTCTACGGCACTCAACAGGGTTTGCATCTGGGCATCGGGAATCAAGGTGCCCGTGGGGTTGGAGGGGGAGGTTACAATCGCCGCCTTTAAACCACGAGCATGCTGGGGAGCCAACTGTTCCACCAGCAACTCGGCAGAGAGTTGATAGTGGCTCTGGGGTGAAACCGGGATCGCCACCGGCTCGCCATTAACAAAGCGCACCATGTTTGGGTAGCAGGGATAACCCGGATCGGAGAGCGCCACCCGGTCCCCGGCATCCAACAGCAGACCAAAGATCAGTTGAAACGCCCCCGAGGTACCCGGCGTTACCACCACCCGCTGGGGTGACACCGCCACCCCATAACGGGTTTGATACCACTGCGCGATGGCCGCCCGCAGCTCCGGTATGCCCAGGGATGGCGTGTAGCGGGTGCGATCTTCATCCAACGCCAGCCGGGCCGCCGCCAACACGGGAGCGGGGGTGGTAAAATCGGGCTCACCGGCCTCCATGCGCACAATATGGCGGCCTTGGGCCTCCAACGCTTTGGCTTTTGCGAGCATCTCCATCACATAAAACGGCTGAATTTGCGCTATTTTTTTTGCCCACTGCATCGCCATCATCCTTACCCATCTGGCCTTGAGGTTGCATCCCGTTTAGCAACATCCCCTATTTTCCCAGCATCGAGGCCACCATGTCCCAGCCCCTAACCTCCATCTTAATGCCAGTTTTCAATAACATTGACATTATGGCGACCTCCATACAATACCTCACTCAATTTACCGAGACCCCCTTTGAAATTATTTTGATTGATAATGGCTCCTGGGAACCCCAGACCGATGCCACCTACGCCGCCCTAAGCCAAGATCCCCGTATTCAGGTGATCCGCAATAAGACCAACCTCGGTTTTGGCCGGGCCAACAATCTCGGCCTAGCCCAGGCCAAGGGTCGCTATATCGCCCTGATTAACAGCGACATGTTTCCCATCGCCCCATGGTTAGGCGCGGTGCATAACCGCTTTGCCCAAGTTGAAAAGTGTGGGGCTGTGCAGGGGTTAATTGTGCTGCCCAGCGCCGAGCAAGGGGTCGATCAATGGAGCGTGCAGACCTGCGGCTCACAATTTAATGCCAAGGGGGAGGCAATCTACCGTCTACCCAACCTACCCATGCATGACCCCCGGGTCCACCAAGCCAGCCCGCTACACTCCTTCATGGGGACCGGTGTGGTATTGGACCGCGCGGTTATTGCCGAAGTTGGTTTTTTTGATGAAGAGTATGACATTGTATTTATGGAGGATACCGATCTCTCCCTACGCATCTCTCAGGCAGGCTATCGAGTCTATTATGAACCTGCTGCCCGTTTTATGCATCTCCACAGCGCCTCCATGCCCCATTTGGAGCAGGCTGTCTATGATCGCAGCCGCCATTTTAACAAGGCGCTCTATCATCAAAAATGGCCGGTGGAAAAGATTGATGCCATCCTGCAAAAACAGGGCTTTGCCTCCATCATGGTATAGGTTTTTTTCATACCATGGCCTCGGCGCTGGTTAGCACCACCAGCATGCTCACCTCGCTCCACTCCACCAGGGCACCGGCTACATCACCGGTAAACCCGCCGATCCGCTTATGGCTGCTGGCTCTTATAAGCCACCACACCAGGATAACCGTGCCCTGCATGGGCCAAAAGGCGCTTTGCAGCAGCAGTGGCCCCAACCATGCCAACGCCAGCACCACAACCAGCCAGGGTTTGGGCAGATGGTGGGCTGGGGCTTGGCCCATGCCCTGACGGGAGACATAGGGGGTGGTTAAAAACAGCAGGCCCACCGCTAAGCGGGCCAGCATGGGGGCCAGCACCACCGCCCACAGCGAGAGTTGCAGGGTAAGCAAGGCGTGCAGTGCGGTAAACTTGAGCAGCAGCAGCATGACGAGACTCATCACACCGGCGGGGCCAATATGGGGATCTTTCATAATCTCCAGGGTGCGTTGGGGATTGCCCAACCCACCGATCCAACCATCGGCCATATCGGCCACACCATCCAGGTGCAAACCACCCGTGAGCCATACCCACAGCAGGGTTGCCAGGGCGGCGGCCAGCATGGGCAGGGTATCGCCCAGCAGCCACAGGGGCAGCACCACCAACCCGCCAATCACCATACCCACAAGGGGGTAGAACAGCACCGCCCGCCCCTGCACCTCTCCCGACCAGCCACCGGGTTGGGGAAAGGGTAGACGGCTGAGCAGCCTGACGGCACTACAGAGGGGCCACCAGATCTGCTGTTGCCACCCTTCACGCACCGCCGGAGACCCCAGCTTGGGCAAAGGTGGCCATCTCATTATGGAGCGCACAGGCCATACGTAAGAGGGGCACCGCCATGGCGGCTCCGCTGCCCTCCCCTAAGCGCATGCCAAGGTTGAGCAGAGGCTCTTTACCCAACATGCGGCACAGGATGGCATGGGCGGGTTCAGCGGAGTGATGGGCGAGGAAAAACCACCCCTCCACCCCTGGGCAGAGGCGTTGAGCGGCCAGCGCTGCGGCACTACAGATAAAGCCATCCACCAATACCGGCATACCCAGTTGGGCGGCACGGATGTAGGCACCGGTGAGGGCGGCGATCTCAAAGCCACCCAAACATTGCAGGGTGGCCAGGGGATCGTGCAGCACCCCTTGATGGAAAGCCAGGGCGCTCTGTAGGGCGGCGATTTTACGTTGCAGGCCTGCGGCATCCACACCGGTTCCTGGTCCCACGGCTTGTTGGGGTTCGATGT
Protein-coding sequences here:
- a CDS encoding glycosyltransferase family 2 protein, encoding MSQPLTSILMPVFNNIDIMATSIQYLTQFTETPFEIILIDNGSWEPQTDATYAALSQDPRIQVIRNKTNLGFGRANNLGLAQAKGRYIALINSDMFPIAPWLGAVHNRFAQVEKCGAVQGLIVLPSAEQGVDQWSVQTCGSQFNAKGEAIYRLPNLPMHDPRVHQASPLHSFMGTGVVLDRAVIAEVGFFDEEYDIVFMEDTDLSLRISQAGYRVYYEPAARFMHLHSASMPHLEQAVYDRSRHFNKALYHQKWPVEKIDAILQKQGFASIMV
- a CDS encoding aminotransferase class I/II-fold pyridoxal phosphate-dependent enzyme, yielding MQWAKKIAQIQPFYVMEMLAKAKALEAQGRHIVRMEAGEPDFTTPAPVLAAARLALDEDRTRYTPSLGIPELRAAIAQWYQTRYGVAVSPQRVVVTPGTSGAFQLIFGLLLDAGDRVALSDPGYPCYPNMVRFVNGEPVAIPVSPQSHYQLSAELLVEQLAPQHARGLKAAIVTSPSNPTGTLIPDAQMQTLLSAVEGQGGYVISDELYHGITYGCKARTALEFSENAIVINGFSKYFGMTGWRLGWMIVPPSAVRGIEMLSQNLFISAPTIAQYAALQAFDCAGAMDEQVARYDLNRRYLLTALPKLGFGIGVEPKGAFYIYADATQVLSKTGLANGEALCMAALEQAGCAFTPGLDFGRYRSHEHVRFCYAAELAQLKIAMERLAAWLG
- a CDS encoding adenosylcobinamide-GDP ribazoletransferase; its protein translation is MPKLGSPAVREGWQQQIWWPLCSAVRLLSRLPFPQPGGWSGEVQGRAVLFYPLVGMVIGGLVVLPLWLLGDTLPMLAAALATLLWVWLTGGLHLDGVADMADGWIGGLGNPQRTLEIMKDPHIGPAGVMSLVMLLLLKFTALHALLTLQLSLWAVVLAPMLARLAVGLLFLTTPYVSRQGMGQAPAHHLPKPWLVVVLALAWLGPLLLQSAFWPMQGTVILVWWLIRASSHKRIGGFTGDVAGALVEWSEVSMLVVLTSAEAMV